The Pseudoxanthobacter soli DSM 19599 sequence GGGAACCAGCGCCTCGCTCAGAACGGCCACCGCTTCCGGCACAAGGAGCGAATCGCCCGAGGCCGCCACCATGACGGGATCGACCACCACCGGCCCTGCGCCATGCGCATCGAGCCCCTCGGCGATGGTGCGGATGACGTCTGCGCGCGAGACCATGCCGATCTTCACCGCCCGCACGTCGAGGTCGGAGAACACAGCATCCATCTGCGCCCGCACGAAGGCGGGCGGAACGTCATGAACGGCGGAGACCCCAAGGGTGTTCTGCGCGGTGAGCGCGGTGATCACGCTGGCGCCGTATACGCCGAGCGCCGAGAACGTCTTCAGATCGGCCTGGATGCCGGCACCACCGCCGGAATCGGACCCCGCGATCGTCAGCGCGATGGGCGGCGCCTTCGCCGGAGACGCCGTCACGACTGCCCCTCCGCCGCGAGTGCGCGGTCCACCACGAGCCGAAGGGTCCGCGCCGCCATCCACGGATCGGGCGCGGCGCCGATGGCGGAGATGACTGCAACCCCGTCGACGCCGGCAGCGACCACGGCGGCCGCGTTGTCGGCGTGAATGCCGGAGATCGCGCCGACCGGCACCTTGGGATCGAACCGGCGAATGTCCTCCGCGATGCGGCGCAGTCCGTCGAGACCGACCGGCGGCTCCGCATCCGGTTTGCTGCCCGTGCGAAACACGCAACCGATGCAGACATAGTCGACGGCCTCGTAGGCGGCGTCGCGCGCCTCAGCGACGCTGCCGATGCTGAGGCCGATGATTGCGTCCCGCCCCATCAGCCGTCGCGCATCCCGGGCGGCCATATCGTCGAGGCCGACGTGAGACCCGTCGGCGCCCGCTGCGAGCGCCACGTCCACCCGATCGTTGATGACGAGCGGAACGCCGGTGCCTTCCAGCGCAGCCTTCAGCGCGCGAGCATTGGCGATCATTTCGCGGGTGGAGCCGTGCTTATCGCGGTACTGCACCAGCGTCGCGCCACCGGCGACGGCGGCCTTCGCAACGTCGACGAGCGACCGACCGCGCGTCTGCAGCGGATCGACAAGGCAGTAAACCCGGAGATCGACCGGCCGTCGCAGGCGAGGTTCAGGCCCGCCCTCGTTGTTGTAGGCCAGCACGTTCATCTCTCAATTCCCTCCGCCGGCATGACCCGGATCAGGTGCTTCGGGGTTGGCCGCAACCTCTCAGTCCTCTTTGCACCGACGTCAGAAAATCGCGCGAAACGAGCAATTTCGAGGCCGGGCCGGACACCCCCATGAGATCCGCCTTCACTTAAGCGGCCCTACGCGCTCCCGCAAGGCATGTCGTCTCCAGGATGGAAATTCCCGGCTGATGGCTGCGCCCGCACGGGCTGACGGCGCGCCGCCGAGCCACGCGGAGTTGACGCTGGCGGGCGCCGCACTCATACCACCGGCAACAATCGTTCCGGCGCGCCGTCACCAAGCCGCGCCGCTGCTGCGGGACCCTTATCCATGGATGACATCGCAACCGCCGGAAGCGGACACACAACGGCGCCGCGGCGTGTCCATGTCGTCGGCGGCGGACTTGCAGGGTCCGAAGCCGCCTGGCAGCTCGCCCAGCGCGGCGTTCCGGTGACGCTGCACGAGATGCGTCCGGTCCGCACCACCGATGCGCACCGGACGGACCAGCTGGCGGAACTCGTCTGCTCCAACTCGTTCCGATCCGATGATGCAGAGACGAACGCGGTGGGCGTGATTCATGCGGAGATGCGGCGCGCCGGATCGCTGATCCTGGCGGCCGCCGATGCGAACCCGGTTCCAGCCGGGGGCGCGCTGGCGGTCGACCGCGAGGGTTTCTCGGAGGCCGTCTCCGCGGCACTTGCCTCCCATCCGCTGATCGAGATCGCCCGGGGCGAGATCGCCGGGTTGCCGCCGGAAGATTGGGACAGCGTGATCCTCGCCACCGGTCCCCTTACCTCGCCCGCACTCGCCGAGGCGATCCGCGCCCTCACGGGCGAGGACTCCCTCGCCTTTTTCGACGCCATCGCGCCGATCGTGCATCGCGACAGCGTGAACATGGACGTCGCCTGGTACCAGTCGCGCTACGACAAGCCGGGGCCGTTCGGAACGGGCAAGGATTATCTCAACTGCCCCATGAACCGCGAGCAGTACGAGGCCTTCGTCGCCGCGCTTGTCGCCGCTGACACCGTGTCGTTCCACGAGTGGGAAGCTTCGACCCCCTATTTCGACGGCTGCCTGCCGATCGAGATCATGGCGGCGCGCGGACCGGAGACCCTGCGGCACGGGCCGATGAAGCCGATGGGACTGACCAATCCCCGCTCGCCGGACGTGAAATCCTACGCAGTCGTGCAACTGCGGCAGGACAACGCTCTCGGCACGCTCTACAACATCGTCGGCTTCCAGACGAAGCTCAAATATGGCGAGCAGGCCCGCATTCTCAGAATGATCCCGGGCCTGGAAAACGCAGAATTCGCCCGCCTCGGCGGCCTGCACCGGAACACCTTCCTGAATTCCCCGAAGCTGCTCGATGGCGCTCTACGGCTGAAGGCGGCCCCGCGTCTGCGCTTTGCCGGTCAGATCACAGGCTGCGAGGGCTATGTGGAATCGGCCGCCGTGGGGCTGATGGCGGGACGGTTCGCGGCCGCGGAGCGGCTGGGGCTCGAGCCGGTTCCGCCGCCGCCGACAACCGCCATGGGCGCCCTTCTCGGGCACATCACCGGGGGCCATCTCGCGGTCGAGGAAGAAGGCAAGCCGCGTTCGTTCCAGCCGATGAACGTCAATTTCGGGCTGTTCCCGCCGGTGGAGACGCCGAAGCCGGAGGACGGCACGCGCTTGCGAGGTGCCGCCAAGACACTCGCCCGAAAGAAGGCGCTGTCGGCCCGAGCCCTGCGGGATGCGGACGCATGGCTCGCCGACGCCGGGATCGGCGTCCCCGCCGCGCCGGCGCTCGAGCGGGCATGACGGGCGCGTCGCCGCGCCCGCCGCTCCGGCGGATCAGACGAGTTCGGCGAGGGCCGCAGGACTGAAGTTCATCAGCTTCTCGTGTTCGCGGGCCTGGATCTTGTTCGGCCAGGCCGGATCTGTGATCAGCGCACGTCCGACCGCGATCAGGTCGAACTCGTCGCGCTCCATGCGGCCGAGAAGCTTCTCGACGCCGGCAGCGCTCGCCCCCTCGCCCTTGAAGGCGGCGAGGAAGTCGCCGGAAAGCCCGACGGACCCGACGCTGATGGTTGTCGCGCCGGTCAGCTTCTTGGCCCATCCGGCGAAGTTCAGGCCGTCGGCCCCATCGACTTCCGGGAATTCCGGTTCCCAGAAGCGCCGCTGGGAGCAATGCAGCACATCGACGCCGGCCTCGACCAGCGGAGCGAGCCAGTCGCTCATTTCCGCCGGCGTGAATGCCATGCGGGCGGTGAAGTCCTGCCCCTTCCACTGGCTGACACGCAGGATGATCGGGAAGTCCGGTCCGACAGCAGCGCGGATCGCCGAAACTACCTCGGCCGCGAACCGGCTGCGCTCGCGCAACGTGGTGCCGCCGTAACGATCCGTCCTGAGGTTCGTGCCCGCCCAGAAGAATTCGTCGATCAGGTAGCCGTGGGCACCGTGGATTTCGACGGTGTCGAACCCCAGCCGCTTCGCGTCGGCGGCGGCGCGGGCAAAGGCCGCGACGGTGTCGGCGATCGCCGCCTCGCTCATCGCCTCGCCCCGCGGCTGGCCCGGTGCGACGAGACCCGAAGGGCTTTCGATGGGCGCATCCGGCACCCACTCGGGATTCGGGCCGATGGTCGCGCCGGTATGCCAGATCTGCGGACCCATCCGCCCACCCGCTGCATGAACCGCGTCGATGACCTGCTGCCAGCCCGCAAGCGCGGCATCGCCGTGGAAGAACGGAATGCCGGGATGATTGCGGGATGCCGGGCGGTCGATCACCGTTCCTTCAGAGAGGATGAGGCCGACACCACCTTCGGCGCGGCGCCGATAATAGGCGGCATTGGCCTCGCCCGGCACACCTTCGGGCGCGAACATGCGCGTCATGGGCGCCATGACGATACGGTTCTTCAACGTCAGCGATTTGAGCGTAAGCGGGCGGAACAGGACGTCGGTATCGGCACTCATAAAACGAGGCTCCGTTGATGCGGGAGCCCCTTAAGTATACATGAGAGACCTAGCGTCAATCAGGTACTTCAAGTCGACTAGGTATCGCCGAGGAAACCGCTCCATGGAGACAATCGCTCCTCCGCACACGGAGGCCACGAAGTGCGCCGCCGCCCATTTCGCGGCGCATTGCCCGAGCCGCATCCTGTTCGACCAGATCGCGGATAAATGGTCGATGATGGTGCTGACCGTCCTCGATCCGGGCCCGCTGCGCTTCAATGCCGTGAAGCGCCAGCTCGAGGGCGTGACACAGAAATCGCTCACTCAATGTCTGCGCAGGCTGGAGCGGAATGGCCTGATCTCGCGCCGCGTCATCCCCGTCTCGCCGGTCGCGGTGGAATACGAGATCACCCCACTCGGCCGCACCCTGCTGCAGCCCTTCAAGGCGCTCCACGCGTGGACACTGCAGAACATCACCGAGGTGGAACAGGCGCGCCGCACCTTCGACGAGAGGGCGGGATAGCGGGACGGGCTATCGATCCGCTGCGGCATCCGGAAGACGGCGGCAACCGGTCCGTGTCAGGCCGTCTTGATCCCCTCCGGCCGCAGCCGGTCGTAGCCGTTCACACGGTAGATCAGCGCAGAGACGAGCCAGCTTGCGATGAAGAGGCCAACCACGGCAAAACCGAAATTGGCGAGATCGTCGTTGAGCGCCGCCACAAAATCCCAGACGCCGCCGGCAAGGCCGAGCTTCTCACTGATCAGCCCGAGCGCCTCCAGACCGCCGATGAACACCGCGACGACAACCGACGCGGCTGTGATCGTCAGGTTGTACCAGAGTTTCCGGACCGGGTTGATGAACGCCCAGCCATAGGCCCGCGTCATCAGCATGCTGTCGAGGGTGTCCATCAGCGACATGCCCGCGGTGAACAGCGCCGGAAACACCAGGATCGTCCACACCGACATGCCCTGGGCGGCCTGTGCGGCGGAGATGCCGAGAACGCCGATCTCCGTCGCGGTATCGAAGCCGAGCCCGAACAGGAAACCGATCGGATACATGTGCCAGGAGCGGCGGACGACGCCGAACAGACGGCGAAACAGCCGCGCAAAGAATCCGCGGCCCGCCAGCAGGGCATCAAGTTCCTCGTCCATCACCTGCTCCCCACGGCGGAGGCGTTGGAAGGCGGACCAGATGCCTATCAGGATGACAAGGTTCGCAAGGCCGATCGCCAGCAGGAAAGACGCGGAAACTGCCGTGCCGATCATGCCGCCGATGACATGGAAATCCTCTAGGTGTGCCCGCATCGCCATGGCCGTGGCCGCGATGAGGACGGTCGCGATCACGACGATGGACGAGTGGCCGAGGGAGAAGAAGAAGCCGACAGAGAACGGCGCCTTGCCCTCCTGCATCAGCTTGCGGACGACGTTATCGATCGCTGCGATATGATCCGCGTCGAAGGCATGGCGCAGGCCAAACATATAGGCGAGGAAGGCCATGCCGAGCAGTGAGGGATGGCCGGAAAACGCTGCCCACGCCCAAATCCAGGCTGCGGCGTTCGCAGCGACGAGGAACGCCAGAACGATGGCAGCCTTTGTGCGGACGGACGACCTGCCGTCGTCGAACACGCCCAGGATCATACGTTCTTCCCCAATCCGCTTATGCCGCCAGATTGGCACGAACAACGACGGAACGCGAGGCGGATGACGTGGAGCGTTGTCCGATCTGATCAAGATCATCAGATCGGAGCGAAATCATTTTGAATTTAAAGACTTGAGCATATCCGCTCAGATCAGTTCAATCTGACGGGACATGCTCTGGACGGCCGGAGGCTGTGCGGAGGTGGCATTGTCCACGTCCCTCTGGCGCCGCCGCGCGGCTCCGGGCTTGCGCAGGCGGCTTTCCGGGGACGAAGATGCCCGGCGCCTACAAACCCGCCCCGCCGTTCGCCGGATCGGAGACGCAGATGACTCCCGAATTTCTCCTGACGTCGCTGATCATCGTCGCCTCGCCCGGGACGGGCGTTCTCGTCACGCTGGCGGCCGGCCTTTCCCGCGGCACACGGGCGTCGATCGTCGCGGCATTCGGCTGCACGCTCGGCATCGTGCCGCACATGGTCGCCGCCATTACCGGCCTCGCCGCCTTGCTGCATGCGAGTGCGGTGGCGTTCGAGACCGTGCGCTATGCTGGCGTCGCCTATCTTCTCTACATGGCGTGGAGGACGCTGCGCGAGAACGGCGCCCTGAAGATCGAGGCCGACGAGACGCCGCGCTCGGTTCGGGAAGTGATCGTCTCCGCGATCCTCGTCAATCTCCTCAATCCGAAGCTGTCGATCTTCTTCTTCGCCTTCCTGCCCCAGTTCGTCGGCGCTGGCGCGGCGTCTGCGCTGCCGCAGATGCTCGAACTGTCGCTCACGTTCATGGCGATGACGTTCGTCGTGTTCGTCGTCTACGGCGTGTTCGCTGCCTCCGTGCGCAGCCGCATCCTGTCGCGTCCGGCGATCGTGACCTGGATGCGCCGGACGTTCGCCGCCGCCTTCATTGGCCTCGGTGTCAAACTCGCGCTGACGGAACGGTGACGCCGGCTTCCATTCGTGAGGAGGCGAATGCCGGCGACAGCACCAATCAAGTCAGACCGTCATTCCTTGTCGGCGAAGGGGTTCTCGCCCTTGCGCAGTGACAGACGCACCGGGCAGCCGCGCAGTTCGAACGTCTCGCGAATGCCGTTGACGAGATAACGCGTATAGGAGTCGGGAAGCGCCTCGGGGCGGGAACAGAATACGACGAAATGCGGCGGGCGCGACTTCGCCTGTGTCATGTAGCGCAGCTTGATGCGGCGACCGGACACCGCCGGCGGCGGATGATGCTCCAGAACCGCACTGAGCCAGCGGTTCAGGCGGCCGGTGGAGATGCGCTGGGTCCACACCTCGCGCGCCTTGAACGCCGCCTGCATGAGGCGATCGATGCCGTCGCCCGTGAGGCCGGAGACCGGGATCATCTCGACGCCGCGGATCTGCGGTAGCAGCCGTTCGACCCGCTCGCGGGCGTCGCGCAGCGCCGCATTGCGGTCCTCGACGAGGTCCCACTTGTTGAGCGCGATCACGACCGCGCGGCCTTCACGCACGACGAGATCGGCGATCTGGAGATCCTGCTTCTCGAACGGCGCCGTGGCGTCGAGCGTGACCAGCACCACTTCCGCAAAGCGGATTGAGCGGAGCGTCTCGCCCACCGACAGCCGTTCCAGCTTGCCTTCGACGCGGGCCTTGCGCCGCAGTCCCGCCGTGTCCACCAGGTCCACGCGCCGGCCGCGCCATTCCCACGGCACAGTGATCGAATCACGGGTGATGCCGGCCTCCGGACCGGTAAGCAGCCGGTCCTCACCCAGAATCTGATTGATGAGCGTCGACTTGCCCGCATTCGGCCGGCCGACGACAGCCATCTTCAGCGGCCGACCGAGGAGCCCTTCCTCGTCTTCCTCGTCGGTATCGACGACGACGGCTTCAGCCACGACATCTTCCTCGGATGTCGGGTCCGGGAAATGTGGCATGAGGGCTTCGTAGAGGTCGGCGAGGCCCTCGCCGTGCTCGGCCGAAATCGCCACGGGTTCGCCAAGGCCAAGACCATAGGCCTCCATCGCGCCCGCCGCGCCGGCCTTGCCTTCCGACTTGTTGACGAGAAGGATCACCGGGCGCGAGGTGCGCCGCAGGATATCGGCGAAATGCTCGTCGATCGGCGTCACGCCGGCGCGCCCGTCGATCACGAACAAGACGATGTCGGCCTGCTCGATCGCGGCGTCGGTCTGCGCGCGCATCCGGCCTTCGAGGCTTTCGGAATCCGCTTCCTCAAGGCCGGCGGTGTCGACGATGGTGAAGGTGAGATCGCCCAGGCGGCCGGTGCCTTCACGGCGGTCGCGTGTCACGCCCGGCGTGTCGTCGACGAGCGCGATACGACGGCCGACGAGCCGGTTGAACAGGGTCGACTTGCCGACATTCGGCCGTCCGACGATGGCGACGACGAGATCCATCTGGTTCCCCAAAGTGCGGCACCTTCGGTGCCGCCATAAAGCGTATTGAACATGGCTGCGGCGCCTGCGGTCCATTGGACCGGCAAGCGCCGCGCCACATATTCGATCGGTGCACCGTGTCCGGCGGCTCAACGGTAGCCGGACAGCGTCCCGATGCCTGAAACCACGACCATCGTGCCGGACGCCACAACCGGCGACATGAAGGCCGGATCGCCGATCTTGCGCGGCGTGGCGACCTGGCCGGACTGCGGATCGACCGTTACCATTTCACCGACGCTCGACACGAACCACAGCTGGCCACCGGCAAGCACCGGGCCGGCCCAATGAGAGCGCTTCGACTTGGTGCTCACGACCGGCAGCTGGGTCGACCACAGCGGCTTGCCGGTGAGCCGGTCCAGCGCCGCGGCGCGGTCGTCGAGATCAACCAGGAACAGCGCATTGCCCGAAACCACCGGCGTATGGGCGCTACCGACGTTCTGGTCCCACTTGCGCTCGCCGCTCTTCAGGTCGACGGCGATCGTGCGGCCTGAAACGCCCGAGGCATAAACCATACCGTCGGCGATGACAGGGCTCGCCGCGACATCGGACAGCGACGACAGCGCCATGGTGCGTGTCGCCTGGGTCACGGCGTCCGACCAAAGCGGCTCGCCCTTGGCGATGTCGAAGCCCATCACCTCACCGGATGAATAGGGCACGACGAGATTGTTGCCGGAGACGGCCGGGTTCGCCGCGGCGAGCAGCCCACCGGATTCAGGAATGCCGCGGTACGACCAGGCCTCGGTGCCGTCGGCCTCATTGACGGCAAACACCACGTTCTGATCGCTGACGACGAACACCTTGCCGCCGGAGACAGTGGGCGCGCCGCGCGCCGGCGTTGTCAGATCCTTGGTCCAGAGCGTCTTGCCGCTCGAGGCGTCGAGTGCGGTCAAAGCCCCGTAGCCCGTTGCGACGAACACCTTGCCCTGATCGTAGGCGACACCGCCGCCCAGCGCGACGCTCTTCTCGCCTTCGGGCTTCAGCGAAACCTGCCAGGAGCGTCCGCCGCCGGACAGCGACAGTGCGGAGACCGAACCGTTCGGCTGGTAGACGAACACCTGACCGCCGCCGATCACCGGACGAGCCGATACGCGATCGGCGATGGAGCCGCCCGCAAGCCAGTTGGTGCCGACGCTGCCGCCCATCACGGTCGAGCTCCAGGCCCGGCCGCCCGAGCCGGAGAATGCGACGTTGCCCGGGTTGTTGTTCGCGGGACCGCCGGCATTCGGCCATTCGGCATTGGACTGGGCGGCGCTGATCGTCGCCGAAGAGCGGGTCTGGGACGCACTCGCAAGCGCATCGTCGCTGGTGAACACGTCGACGCGCGTCCCGGGCAGCGGCGTCTGCTTCGGATTGAAAGGGTTCAGGCTCGACAGCGTGTCGCAACCGGCGAGGCCGAACGCGAGCACTGCCGCAAGGGCAAGACGGGCAAGGGGAGAGACGGAGGCGGACGGCGGCATGAGGTCCCTCGGCATTGGCGGACTATCATCGGAACGGCGACGCGCCCTGCTCGGGCGCGTCGCGGCTTCGGCCTCAGGAGGCGTCGTTGGCGTGTTCTGCCGGAGCCGGCATGGCGCTCTGGATGACCGCCAGCATGATCCGGGCCCGATCGATGGCGTCGCTCGGGCCATCGGGATCGCTGACAATCGCCTGGAAATAACGCTGCGCAGCCTCTAGATCGCCGCCGGCATAGGCCGCAAGGCCCATGATCTCACGCGCCGGCTGGCGCCAGGGCCCACCCTCCACCGCAAGTGAGGAAACCCGCGTTTCCGCACCCTTCGGGTCAGCCCCTGCGAGGGCGAGATAGCCGGCACGAACGTGGGCGAGATTGCGATAGAGAATCGGTACCGAACCGTCGGAAGCGATCGCATCGAACGCGGCGATGGCAGCCGCGCTGTCGCCACCGGCGGCAAGCTCGCTCGCAGCACGGAACTGTCCGAGGATCTTGTAGCCGCCGCCCTTTTCGTCGGCGAGTTTCTGCATCGCGGCGGCGGCGGCCTTGTGATCGCCGGCGGCAGCCGTCTGGAGTGCGGCATAGAACTGGTCGCCGCCGGACTTGGCGTGAGACTCCTTCCAGGCCTCCCACGCACGCCAGCCGCCGACCCCGGCAACGACCACGACGGCCAAGCCGATCACATAGATACCGAACCGGTTCCACAGCCGCTTGAAGCGCTCGTGCCGCAGATCCTGTTCGATCTCGTTGAAGATATCCGCCATCGTCCTCGTTCCCGCCGCGCGGCGCTCGCCGTGCGGCGCGTTGCCGCGCACAGGCGCAGCCAGCCTTCGTTCGCCGGACGCTTACCGCGTTCGCGGGAATTCGCCAAGCAAGAGTTGGTGTATCGGCCTCGCCGTGCGGGCGCCGGCTGGGCGCCAAGGCCCGGTCAGACGACCGGGACGCCGATCAGCAGCAGATGCAGTTTGAAGACGATCACGGCGTAAACAAGGAGGCCGATTACAATCGCGAGCACATCGTTGCGCCAGGGGCCACCTGAAACCACCACCTGCCCCGCCGCCTCGCGCCGCTTCAGCGAAATCCGGTCGGCGACGGACCAGAGGAGGAAGGCCGCAAACAGGGTGACGGATGCCATGTCGCCGTTGGCGAGAAGATGTGCGAACGCCCAGATCATCACCGCCGTTACCATCGGATGGCGGACGAAAAGGCGAATGCGTCCGGGCAGATAGGTCGCAACAATCAACACCGACGCCACCGCCATGAGGAGCATCGTGACATGGCGCAGCCAGAACGGCGGCACGTAGAACTCGGTCGCGCCCTCGGCGCGCGCCTGTCCGTACCCCAGCACGATGAGCACGAGCCCGACCAGGGAGACGACGGAATAGACGATTCGATAGGGCGTCGCTCCCATGCGCGCCACCAACGGCGCGCGAAACCGCGACGTGGGAAGCAAGTGCGCCCCGAGAAAAATCACCAGCCCGACAATGAGGCACAGCATCGCCGCCCTCCGCATGAGAACGGGGCACCTTAGAGCAGTTCGCGCACCAACGAACGGTGTCGCGGCGTCGCGCGTGGCGCGACGCCGCAGCCAAGACCGCCCGGGCCAAGGTCGCCCGAGCCAAGGCCGCCTGAGCCAAGGCCGCCTGAGCCAAGGCCGCCTGAGCCAAGGCCGCCCACGGACTATTCCTGCGACCGCGCCTTCTCCAGCGGAATATAGCCGAGCGGCAGCGACGTCGTATATTTGATCTGCTCCATCGCG is a genomic window containing:
- a CDS encoding LysE family translocator, with translation MTPEFLLTSLIIVASPGTGVLVTLAAGLSRGTRASIVAAFGCTLGIVPHMVAAITGLAALLHASAVAFETVRYAGVAYLLYMAWRTLRENGALKIEADETPRSVREVIVSAILVNLLNPKLSIFFFAFLPQFVGAGAASALPQMLELSLTFMAMTFVVFVVYGVFAASVRSRILSRPAIVTWMRRTFAAAFIGLGVKLALTER
- a CDS encoding HoxN/HupN/NixA family nickel/cobalt transporter, with translation MILGVFDDGRSSVRTKAAIVLAFLVAANAAAWIWAWAAFSGHPSLLGMAFLAYMFGLRHAFDADHIAAIDNVVRKLMQEGKAPFSVGFFFSLGHSSIVVIATVLIAATAMAMRAHLEDFHVIGGMIGTAVSASFLLAIGLANLVILIGIWSAFQRLRRGEQVMDEELDALLAGRGFFARLFRRLFGVVRRSWHMYPIGFLFGLGFDTATEIGVLGISAAQAAQGMSVWTILVFPALFTAGMSLMDTLDSMLMTRAYGWAFINPVRKLWYNLTITAASVVVAVFIGGLEALGLISEKLGLAGGVWDFVAALNDDLANFGFAVVGLFIASWLVSALIYRVNGYDRLRPEGIKTA
- a CDS encoding NADH:flavin oxidoreductase is translated as MSADTDVLFRPLTLKSLTLKNRIVMAPMTRMFAPEGVPGEANAAYYRRRAEGGVGLILSEGTVIDRPASRNHPGIPFFHGDAALAGWQQVIDAVHAAGGRMGPQIWHTGATIGPNPEWVPDAPIESPSGLVAPGQPRGEAMSEAAIADTVAAFARAAADAKRLGFDTVEIHGAHGYLIDEFFWAGTNLRTDRYGGTTLRERSRFAAEVVSAIRAAVGPDFPIILRVSQWKGQDFTARMAFTPAEMSDWLAPLVEAGVDVLHCSQRRFWEPEFPEVDGADGLNFAGWAKKLTGATTISVGSVGLSGDFLAAFKGEGASAAGVEKLLGRMERDEFDLIAVGRALITDPAWPNKIQAREHEKLMNFSPAALAELV
- a CDS encoding tetratricopeptide repeat protein, translated to MADIFNEIEQDLRHERFKRLWNRFGIYVIGLAVVVVAGVGGWRAWEAWKESHAKSGGDQFYAALQTAAAGDHKAAAAAMQKLADEKGGGYKILGQFRAASELAAGGDSAAAIAAFDAIASDGSVPILYRNLAHVRAGYLALAGADPKGAETRVSSLAVEGGPWRQPAREIMGLAAYAGGDLEAAQRYFQAIVSDPDGPSDAIDRARIMLAVIQSAMPAPAEHANDAS
- a CDS encoding NnrU family protein; the encoded protein is MLCLIVGLVIFLGAHLLPTSRFRAPLVARMGATPYRIVYSVVSLVGLVLIVLGYGQARAEGATEFYVPPFWLRHVTMLLMAVASVLIVATYLPGRIRLFVRHPMVTAVMIWAFAHLLANGDMASVTLFAAFLLWSVADRISLKRREAAGQVVVSGGPWRNDVLAIVIGLLVYAVIVFKLHLLLIGVPVV
- a CDS encoding PQQ-like beta-propeller repeat protein, with product MPPSASVSPLARLALAAVLAFGLAGCDTLSSLNPFNPKQTPLPGTRVDVFTSDDALASASQTRSSATISAAQSNAEWPNAGGPANNNPGNVAFSGSGGRAWSSTVMGGSVGTNWLAGGSIADRVSARPVIGGGQVFVYQPNGSVSALSLSGGGRSWQVSLKPEGEKSVALGGGVAYDQGKVFVATGYGALTALDASSGKTLWTKDLTTPARGAPTVSGGKVFVVSDQNVVFAVNEADGTEAWSYRGIPESGGLLAAANPAVSGNNLVVPYSSGEVMGFDIAKGEPLWSDAVTQATRTMALSSLSDVAASPVIADGMVYASGVSGRTIAVDLKSGERKWDQNVGSAHTPVVSGNALFLVDLDDRAAALDRLTGKPLWSTQLPVVSTKSKRSHWAGPVLAGGQLWFVSSVGEMVTVDPQSGQVATPRKIGDPAFMSPVVASGTMVVVSGIGTLSGYR
- the der gene encoding ribosome biogenesis GTPase Der; its protein translation is MDLVVAIVGRPNVGKSTLFNRLVGRRIALVDDTPGVTRDRREGTGRLGDLTFTIVDTAGLEEADSESLEGRMRAQTDAAIEQADIVLFVIDGRAGVTPIDEHFADILRRTSRPVILLVNKSEGKAGAAGAMEAYGLGLGEPVAISAEHGEGLADLYEALMPHFPDPTSEEDVVAEAVVVDTDEEDEEGLLGRPLKMAVVGRPNAGKSTLINQILGEDRLLTGPEAGITRDSITVPWEWRGRRVDLVDTAGLRRKARVEGKLERLSVGETLRSIRFAEVVLVTLDATAPFEKQDLQIADLVVREGRAVVIALNKWDLVEDRNAALRDARERVERLLPQIRGVEMIPVSGLTGDGIDRLMQAAFKAREVWTQRISTGRLNRWLSAVLEHHPPPAVSGRRIKLRYMTQAKSRPPHFVVFCSRPEALPDSYTRYLVNGIRETFELRGCPVRLSLRKGENPFADKE
- the thiE gene encoding thiamine phosphate synthase produces the protein MNVLAYNNEGGPEPRLRRPVDLRVYCLVDPLQTRGRSLVDVAKAAVAGGATLVQYRDKHGSTREMIANARALKAALEGTGVPLVINDRVDVALAAGADGSHVGLDDMAARDARRLMGRDAIIGLSIGSVAEARDAAYEAVDYVCIGCVFRTGSKPDAEPPVGLDGLRRIAEDIRRFDPKVPVGAISGIHADNAAAVVAAGVDGVAVISAIGAAPDPWMAARTLRLVVDRALAAEGQS
- the trmFO gene encoding methylenetetrahydrofolate--tRNA-(uracil(54)-C(5))-methyltransferase (FADH(2)-oxidizing) TrmFO is translated as MDDIATAGSGHTTAPRRVHVVGGGLAGSEAAWQLAQRGVPVTLHEMRPVRTTDAHRTDQLAELVCSNSFRSDDAETNAVGVIHAEMRRAGSLILAAADANPVPAGGALAVDREGFSEAVSAALASHPLIEIARGEIAGLPPEDWDSVILATGPLTSPALAEAIRALTGEDSLAFFDAIAPIVHRDSVNMDVAWYQSRYDKPGPFGTGKDYLNCPMNREQYEAFVAALVAADTVSFHEWEASTPYFDGCLPIEIMAARGPETLRHGPMKPMGLTNPRSPDVKSYAVVQLRQDNALGTLYNIVGFQTKLKYGEQARILRMIPGLENAEFARLGGLHRNTFLNSPKLLDGALRLKAAPRLRFAGQITGCEGYVESAAVGLMAGRFAAAERLGLEPVPPPPTTAMGALLGHITGGHLAVEEEGKPRSFQPMNVNFGLFPPVETPKPEDGTRLRGAAKTLARKKALSARALRDADAWLADAGIGVPAAPALERA
- a CDS encoding winged helix-turn-helix transcriptional regulator gives rise to the protein METIAPPHTEATKCAAAHFAAHCPSRILFDQIADKWSMMVLTVLDPGPLRFNAVKRQLEGVTQKSLTQCLRRLERNGLISRRVIPVSPVAVEYEITPLGRTLLQPFKALHAWTLQNITEVEQARRTFDERAG